In the Sediminibacter sp. Hel_I_10 genome, one interval contains:
- the purE gene encoding 5-(carboxyamino)imidazole ribonucleotide mutase: MSKVAIIMGSKSDLPVMQDAIDILKEFQIEVEVDIVSAHRTPEKLFDFSKNAHLRGISVIIAGAGGAAHLPGMVASLSPLPIIGVPVKSSNSIDGWDSVLSILQMPGGVPVATVALNGAKNAGILAAQILGCSNPEILKTIQDYKEGLKVKVIESSKDLK; this comes from the coding sequence ATGAGTAAAGTCGCAATAATTATGGGAAGCAAAAGTGACCTTCCCGTCATGCAAGACGCTATAGATATCTTAAAGGAGTTTCAAATTGAAGTAGAGGTTGATATTGTTTCGGCGCACAGAACTCCAGAAAAACTGTTTGACTTTAGTAAAAACGCACACTTGCGAGGCATTTCAGTCATCATTGCTGGCGCTGGTGGTGCCGCACATTTACCGGGCATGGTCGCCTCTTTATCACCGCTACCTATTATTGGTGTTCCCGTAAAAAGCAGTAACTCTATTGATGGCTGGGACTCGGTATTGTCCATTTTACAAATGCCTGGCGGCGTTCCGGTGGCAACCGTGGCTTTAAATGGCGCCAAAAATGCAGGAATTTTAGCCGCCCAAATTTTAGGCTGTTCAAATCCCGAAATTTTAAAAACCATTCAGGACTATAAAGAAGGCCTAAAAGTAAAAGTTATCGAATCTTCAAAAGATCTCAAATAA
- a CDS encoding M3 family metallopeptidase, which translates to MNILNTTFNTPYHTAPFSKISNEDYLPAFLKGIKKAKAEIDDITSNEEAPNFKNTIEALDFSGEELDRLSSIFFNLNSAETNEEIQKIAQEVSPLLSEFSNDITLNEELFKRVKAVYQQRGTLDLSTEQKTLLDKKYKGFSRNGANLSEDKKNQLRDIDKKLSQLKLKFGENVLAETNAFEMHLTNEDDVSGLPEGAKEAAQQLAEAKGKEGWIVTLQYPSYIPFMTYADNRELRKKLAIASGAKAFKGNEFDNQQHVLDIAKLRYERANLLGYKTHAHFVLEERMAKTPEKVEHFLNELLEKAKPAAEDEFKNLEHFAKELDGINQLQKWDNAYYSEKLKQKLFNLDDEQLKPYFKLENVIDGAFTIAERLYDLKFEQVNNVDTYHEEVLTYKVTDTKGDLVSIFYADFFPREGKRNGAWMTVYKPQYIKNEVNDRPHISIVCNFTKPTKTKPSLLTFNEVTTLFHEFGHALHGMLANTTYPSLSGTSVFWDFVELPSQVLENWCYQKEALELFATHYETGEVIPMALIEKIKASATFHEGMQTLRQLSFGLLDMSWHGQDPTYIKDVKAHELEAFEGTKLYPDVKNNCMSTSFSHIFQGGYSSGYYSYKWAEVLDADAFEYFMEKGVFNKDVAKKFKDNVLSQGGVEDPMVLYKRFRGKEPRPDALLKRAGLIAKK; encoded by the coding sequence ATGAACATCCTTAATACTACATTCAACACACCATATCATACCGCACCTTTCTCGAAAATTAGTAATGAAGATTATCTTCCGGCATTTTTAAAAGGCATTAAAAAAGCCAAGGCAGAAATAGACGACATCACCTCAAACGAAGAAGCACCTAATTTTAAAAATACCATTGAAGCTTTAGATTTTTCTGGGGAAGAATTAGACCGGTTATCCAGCATTTTCTTTAATTTGAATAGTGCAGAAACTAACGAGGAAATTCAAAAAATAGCACAAGAGGTATCTCCTTTGCTTTCAGAATTTAGCAATGATATTACCCTTAATGAAGAGTTATTCAAACGTGTGAAAGCTGTTTACCAACAAAGGGGCACACTAGATTTATCTACAGAACAAAAAACGCTACTCGATAAAAAATATAAAGGATTTTCTAGAAATGGTGCAAACCTTTCCGAAGACAAAAAGAACCAACTTAGAGACATTGACAAAAAATTGAGCCAATTGAAACTAAAATTTGGCGAAAATGTTTTAGCTGAAACCAATGCCTTTGAAATGCATTTAACCAATGAAGATGATGTTTCTGGCTTACCCGAAGGCGCTAAAGAAGCCGCTCAACAATTGGCAGAAGCCAAAGGTAAGGAAGGCTGGATTGTGACCCTACAATACCCCAGCTACATCCCGTTTATGACCTATGCAGACAACAGGGAATTACGTAAAAAATTAGCCATAGCATCTGGAGCTAAAGCCTTTAAGGGTAACGAGTTTGACAACCAACAACATGTTTTGGACATTGCTAAATTACGTTACGAACGTGCCAATCTCTTAGGCTATAAAACCCACGCCCATTTTGTTTTGGAAGAACGCATGGCAAAAACACCAGAAAAGGTTGAGCATTTCTTAAATGAACTTTTAGAAAAAGCCAAACCAGCCGCAGAAGACGAATTTAAAAATCTAGAACACTTTGCAAAGGAGCTGGATGGCATTAACCAACTTCAAAAATGGGATAACGCTTACTATTCTGAAAAATTAAAACAAAAATTATTCAATCTTGATGATGAACAGCTAAAACCTTATTTCAAATTAGAGAACGTTATCGACGGTGCTTTTACAATTGCGGAACGGCTTTACGATTTAAAATTTGAACAAGTCAACAACGTCGATACATACCACGAAGAGGTTTTAACCTATAAAGTTACAGATACCAAAGGTGATTTAGTTTCTATATTTTACGCAGATTTCTTTCCTAGAGAAGGCAAACGCAATGGCGCTTGGATGACCGTTTACAAGCCTCAGTATATAAAAAATGAGGTTAATGACCGTCCGCACATTTCTATAGTTTGCAATTTCACCAAACCAACAAAAACAAAACCATCCCTACTAACGTTTAATGAGGTCACCACACTTTTTCATGAGTTTGGGCATGCTTTACACGGGATGCTAGCCAATACGACCTACCCGAGCCTTTCTGGCACCAGTGTGTTTTGGGATTTTGTAGAATTACCAAGCCAAGTTCTAGAAAATTGGTGTTACCAAAAAGAAGCCTTAGAACTTTTTGCTACCCATTATGAAACCGGAGAAGTGATCCCCATGGCGTTGATTGAAAAAATAAAAGCGTCAGCGACCTTTCACGAAGGGATGCAGACCTTAAGACAACTTAGTTTCGGACTTCTGGATATGAGCTGGCACGGACAAGACCCAACCTATATCAAAGACGTAAAAGCTCATGAACTTGAAGCCTTTGAAGGCACTAAACTTTATCCTGACGTTAAAAACAACTGTATGAGCACGTCATTTTCACACATTTTCCAGGGAGGTTACAGCTCTGGCTACTACAGCTATAAATGGGCCGAAGTATTAGATGCTGATGCTTTTGAGTACTTTATGGAAAAAGGCGTTTTCAATAAAGACGTTGCGAAAAAATTTAAGGACAATGTCTTATCCCAAGGAGGTGTTGAGGACCCAATGGTACTTTACAAACGTTTTAGAGGAAAAGAGCCAAGACCAGATGCCTTGTTAAAACGTGCGGGATTGATTGCTAAAAAATAG
- a CDS encoding adenylate kinase: MIKLHDLEFKPFIEQSAIEACIERMAHEISMDLSDEVPVFIGILNGSFMFVSDFVKKYPKPCEVTFIKLASYEGLKSTEDIHRLIGLTQDLSGRTVVILEDIIDSGNTLGEVYRIFKNENVKALKIATLFFKPEAYKKDYKLHYVGMEIPNKFIVGYGLDYDGLGRDLPEIYQLKSTQHMTNIVLFGPPGAGKGTQANYLKEKYNLVHISTGDVFRFNIKNETALGMLAKSYMDKGELVPDQVTIDMLNAEVEKNAGANGFIFDGFPRTNAQAEALDNLMNEKDSQIDAMIALEVNDEILVKRLLERGKTSGRKDDADESIIRNRITEYYKKTAVLKEYYAAQNKYYGVDGVGNIDEITERLSKEIDKL; the protein is encoded by the coding sequence GTGATTAAGCTACACGATTTAGAGTTTAAGCCCTTTATTGAGCAATCTGCCATTGAAGCATGCATAGAGCGTATGGCTCATGAGATTTCAATGGACTTGAGTGATGAAGTTCCTGTGTTTATAGGGATATTGAACGGGTCTTTTATGTTTGTGAGCGATTTTGTAAAAAAATACCCAAAACCGTGTGAGGTCACTTTTATTAAGTTGGCATCTTATGAAGGGTTGAAATCTACGGAGGACATTCACCGACTTATTGGTCTTACTCAGGATTTATCTGGAAGAACGGTTGTTATTCTTGAAGATATTATCGATTCTGGAAACACCTTAGGGGAAGTCTACCGTATTTTTAAAAATGAAAACGTGAAGGCCCTAAAGATTGCGACCTTATTTTTTAAGCCAGAAGCCTATAAAAAAGATTATAAATTGCATTATGTAGGGATGGAAATTCCTAACAAATTTATAGTGGGGTATGGTTTGGATTACGACGGATTGGGACGCGATCTGCCTGAAATATATCAACTAAAATCAACACAACACATGACCAATATCGTGCTTTTTGGCCCTCCAGGTGCTGGCAAGGGGACCCAAGCCAATTATTTAAAAGAAAAATACAATCTGGTACATATCTCAACAGGAGATGTTTTTAGATTCAATATAAAAAATGAAACCGCTTTGGGCATGCTCGCTAAGTCTTATATGGATAAAGGAGAATTGGTGCCAGATCAAGTCACTATTGACATGCTTAACGCTGAGGTTGAAAAAAATGCTGGAGCAAATGGCTTTATCTTTGATGGTTTTCCAAGAACCAATGCCCAAGCTGAAGCTTTGGATAATTTGATGAATGAGAAAGATTCGCAGATTGACGCGATGATTGCCTTAGAAGTTAATGACGAAATTTTAGTCAAAAGACTTCTAGAACGAGGAAAAACAAGCGGTAGAAAAGATGATGCCGATGAAAGTATCATCAGAAATCGTATTACAGAATATTACAAAAAAACAGCAGTGCTTAAAGAGTACTATGCTGCTCAAAATAAATATTACGGTGTAGATGGTGTTGGCAACATCGATGAAATCACCGAGCGGTTGAGTAAGGAAATTGATAAGCTATAA
- a CDS encoding methyltransferase domain-containing protein, producing MEIKRKKFQGVLNILSFNRHFYVIGLTILALITCSKLVIDWSDLWFWTIVIAFVYGLLMPLVISAYVYDFSGYYNFEWLNSYRWFDDKKTLLVNINAGFDETSFLVKQKFPQSDLKVFDFYDSERHTEPAIIRARKVTLTYPKTSKILSGKIPLENDCVDILFLLSAAHEIRSNDEKIDFLKECRRIIKPSGYIIMVEHLRDLPNFLAFSVGFTHFFSRKTWKKAFNKAEFSTFKETKFTPFMSIFECKP from the coding sequence ATGGAAATAAAAAGAAAAAAATTTCAAGGCGTGTTGAATATCTTAAGTTTTAACAGACATTTTTACGTCATAGGACTAACAATATTAGCACTTATAACCTGTAGCAAATTAGTTATAGACTGGTCAGACTTGTGGTTTTGGACCATAGTTATAGCTTTCGTTTATGGACTATTAATGCCATTAGTTATCTCGGCATACGTCTATGATTTTTCCGGGTATTATAATTTTGAGTGGCTCAACTCCTATAGATGGTTTGATGATAAAAAAACGCTCCTCGTGAACATAAATGCAGGTTTTGATGAAACTAGTTTTTTAGTAAAACAGAAATTCCCTCAATCAGACTTGAAAGTATTTGATTTTTATGATTCCGAGCGTCATACAGAACCGGCTATTATAAGAGCTAGAAAAGTAACTTTAACGTACCCGAAAACCTCAAAAATTCTATCTGGCAAAATTCCGTTAGAAAATGATTGTGTCGACATTTTGTTTTTACTTTCAGCAGCGCATGAAATAAGATCTAACGATGAGAAAATAGATTTTTTAAAAGAATGCCGACGAATTATTAAACCTAGCGGATATATTATTATGGTGGAGCATCTCAGAGACCTTCCCAATTTTTTAGCTTTTTCAGTGGGCTTCACTCATTTCTTCTCCAGAAAAACATGGAAAAAAGCATTTAATAAAGCAGAATTCTCGACTTTTAAAGAAACCAAGTTCACACCGTTCATGTCCATTTTTGAATGTAAACCCTAA
- a CDS encoding DUF2071 domain-containing protein, whose product MIKSLKNHPFAVEAFFDSSIVLTFAVPKKQLENLIPECLELDTYNNEWAFLAMAMVQTKNLRPKGFPKILGNDFFLIGYRIFVKYLDKRGKRLRGLYIIKSETDKMSMALTGNIFTHYNYTHTDISKKKNEQLTEIISKKSNINITLDDTENLAQLPKDSPFPDWKTARKYAGPLPFTFTYNAQSKEVLIIEGVRKNWKPKPISVLNHQIGHLDTLQLKDAVLANAFIIENIPYYWKKGRIESWK is encoded by the coding sequence ATGATCAAATCTCTTAAAAACCATCCTTTTGCAGTTGAAGCTTTTTTTGATAGTTCAATTGTTTTAACCTTTGCTGTCCCTAAAAAACAATTAGAGAATCTCATCCCAGAATGCCTAGAATTAGATACTTATAACAATGAATGGGCGTTTCTTGCTATGGCAATGGTCCAAACAAAAAATTTACGCCCCAAAGGTTTTCCGAAAATATTAGGCAATGATTTCTTTCTAATTGGCTATCGCATCTTTGTTAAGTATTTAGACAAAAGAGGCAAACGCTTACGAGGTCTATACATCATAAAATCTGAAACCGATAAAATGAGTATGGCTCTTACTGGTAACATCTTTACACATTATAATTACACGCATACAGATATTTCGAAAAAAAAGAATGAGCAGTTAACCGAAATCATTTCAAAAAAATCAAACATCAATATCACTTTAGACGACACCGAGAACCTAGCTCAACTTCCCAAAGATTCTCCTTTTCCTGATTGGAAAACAGCCAGAAAATACGCAGGCCCTCTCCCTTTTACCTTCACATACAATGCACAATCCAAAGAAGTTCTTATAATAGAAGGTGTTAGAAAAAACTGGAAACCAAAACCTATTAGCGTTCTAAATCATCAAATTGGTCATTTGGATACTTTACAACTAAAAGACGCTGTCTTAGCAAACGCTTTTATTATAGAGAACATTCCATATTATTGGAAAAAAGGAAGAATCGAATCATGGAAATAA
- a CDS encoding YqjF family protein, whose product MTFLNAYWKNLMFLNYEIDPKILEPFVPKGTVLDLFNGKCYVSVVGFKFMDVKVLGIKLPGHINFPEVNLRFYVKHNGRRGTVFIKEIVPKPLITIVANTIYHEHYQTSKMSYEWTQDEQHNHFEYRWKLKNGWQSIKASTVKEPSVIQENSKEEFITEHYFGYTKYKNKTFQYEVVHPSWQQLKVVDCQVDLDFKTNYGKHFAFLNGALPSSIILAKGSSVQVKNKTTVHR is encoded by the coding sequence ATGACCTTCTTAAACGCCTATTGGAAAAACCTTATGTTCCTCAATTATGAAATTGATCCTAAAATCTTAGAGCCCTTCGTCCCAAAAGGTACAGTGCTTGATCTTTTTAATGGAAAATGTTACGTGAGTGTTGTTGGTTTTAAGTTTATGGATGTTAAGGTGTTGGGCATTAAGCTTCCTGGGCACATCAATTTTCCTGAGGTGAATCTTCGATTTTATGTCAAACATAATGGCCGGCGCGGAACGGTTTTTATCAAAGAAATCGTACCAAAACCGCTAATCACCATCGTAGCCAACACTATTTATCACGAGCATTATCAAACCAGCAAGATGTCTTATGAATGGACACAAGATGAGCAACACAACCATTTTGAGTACCGATGGAAATTAAAAAATGGCTGGCAGTCCATAAAAGCCAGTACCGTTAAAGAACCTTCAGTCATTCAAGAAAATTCAAAAGAAGAATTTATAACAGAGCACTATTTTGGTTACACCAAATACAAAAACAAAACATTTCAGTATGAAGTTGTTCATCCATCTTGGCAACAGCTAAAGGTGGTTGATTGCCAGGTAGACCTCGACTTTAAAACCAATTACGGAAAGCATTTTGCCTTTCTCAATGGCGCCTTGCCCAGCTCCATTATTCTTGCTAAAGGATCTTCGGTTCAGGTCAAGAACAAAACAACCGTTCATCGGTAA
- a CDS encoding 5-(carboxyamino)imidazole ribonucleotide synthase translates to MTNYFSSDFKLGILGGGQLGKMMLYNTRKFDITTYVMDANDEAPCRIACDKFEKGDLMDYDAVYNFGKQVDLLTFEIENVNVDALEQLEKEGLKVYPSSKTLRTIQNKATQKLFYKDHGIPTSAFTRFAYLSEIEDAITNGGLQFPFVWKAAQFGYDGNGVKMVRKIEDLKDLPKGECIAEELIPFKNELAVIVARNKNGEVKAYPVVEMEFHPEANQVEYVICPARISDAVAEKAKATALAVSEAFDHVGLLAVEMFQTENDDILINEVAPRPHNSGHQTIEASYTSQFEQHIRAILNLPLGRTDSKVGGIMVNLVGAEGHTGNVVYKHIAEIMSLEGVTPHIYGKKQTRPFRKMGHVTIVNEDIDKARRVAEQVKNTIEVISE, encoded by the coding sequence ATGACAAATTACTTTTCCTCAGATTTTAAACTCGGTATTCTAGGCGGTGGACAGTTGGGCAAGATGATGCTTTACAACACTCGAAAGTTTGACATTACCACTTACGTTATGGATGCCAATGATGAAGCACCATGCCGGATTGCCTGTGACAAATTTGAAAAAGGAGACTTAATGGACTATGATGCTGTATACAACTTCGGAAAGCAGGTAGACCTTTTAACCTTTGAAATTGAAAACGTCAATGTAGACGCCTTAGAACAATTGGAAAAAGAAGGACTAAAGGTCTACCCTTCTTCAAAAACATTAAGAACCATCCAGAATAAAGCGACCCAAAAATTATTTTATAAAGACCATGGGATCCCAACATCGGCCTTTACGCGTTTTGCTTACTTATCTGAAATTGAAGATGCCATCACTAATGGCGGACTCCAGTTTCCGTTTGTATGGAAAGCAGCTCAATTTGGCTATGATGGTAATGGCGTGAAGATGGTTCGAAAAATTGAGGATTTAAAAGATTTACCTAAAGGCGAATGTATTGCCGAAGAGTTGATTCCTTTTAAAAATGAGTTGGCGGTAATTGTTGCTCGAAATAAAAACGGCGAGGTAAAAGCCTATCCCGTTGTAGAAATGGAATTTCATCCTGAAGCCAATCAAGTAGAATATGTTATTTGTCCCGCCAGAATAAGTGATGCTGTTGCCGAAAAGGCCAAAGCTACAGCCTTAGCAGTTTCCGAAGCATTTGATCATGTGGGATTATTGGCAGTAGAGATGTTCCAAACCGAGAATGACGACATCCTCATCAATGAAGTGGCTCCAAGACCTCATAACTCAGGTCATCAAACTATTGAGGCCAGTTATACCTCCCAATTTGAGCAACATATAAGAGCGATTTTAAATCTCCCTTTGGGAAGAACAGACAGCAAAGTTGGTGGTATAATGGTAAATCTGGTAGGTGCCGAAGGTCATACTGGCAATGTGGTCTACAAACATATTGCTGAAATTATGTCATTAGAAGGTGTCACCCCTCATATCTACGGAAAAAAACAAACACGACCATTTCGAAAAATGGGACATGTTACCATAGTTAATGAAGACATTGACAAAGCTAGACGTGTGGCAGAACAAGTAAAAAACACTATTGAGGTCATTAGCGAATAA
- a CDS encoding DoxX-like family protein, protein MNTPSKISNYLIASIWLVNGLLFKIFNLVPRHQEIVAEILGSSHSTEITFAIGVSEILMTFWVLSNYKAKINAILQILIIMTMNIIEFILVPELLLWGKFNLLFASIFSLFIYLSYFKTTFFKLKFNDQIS, encoded by the coding sequence ATGAATACACCCTCCAAAATTTCAAACTATTTGATAGCAAGTATTTGGTTAGTAAATGGACTACTATTTAAGATTTTTAATCTTGTCCCAAGACATCAAGAAATTGTAGCAGAAATTTTAGGATCTAGTCATTCAACCGAAATAACATTTGCGATAGGAGTTTCAGAAATCTTAATGACCTTTTGGGTATTGAGCAATTATAAAGCAAAAATAAACGCCATTTTACAGATATTAATAATCATGACAATGAACATCATAGAGTTCATTTTAGTTCCGGAACTTCTACTTTGGGGAAAATTCAATTTATTATTTGCATCAATATTTAGCCTTTTTATATATCTCTCTTATTTCAAAACAACCTTTTTCAAACTAAAGTTCAATGATCAAATCTCTTAA
- a CDS encoding membrane protein has translation MKAFKSFLDFYISSSIHVALSVFALSWLTLLEFDLPYDGDVLYFIFFASITGYNFVKFFGLTKFHHRSLASWLKVIQVFSLFCFLMMGYYALQLELNTIMVISIFALITFLYAMPLLPKRLFVDQSKQLRSISGLKVYIIALVWAGVTVGLPLLNANYHFDQAIILMGVQRFLFVLALMLPFEIRDLKYDSLKLATIPQQIGLIRTKQLGVLLLVGFVVLECVQDFADVKSLLILISIAVITAAFIVLSKVEQSVYYSGFFVESIPIVWVLLTLIF, from the coding sequence ATGAAAGCCTTCAAGTCCTTTTTGGATTTTTATATCTCTAGCAGTATTCACGTAGCTTTATCAGTGTTTGCGTTGTCATGGCTCACGCTTTTGGAATTTGATTTGCCTTACGATGGAGATGTGCTTTATTTTATTTTTTTCGCCTCTATAACGGGATATAATTTCGTCAAGTTTTTTGGTCTAACTAAATTTCACCACAGAAGCTTGGCGTCTTGGCTCAAAGTTATTCAGGTGTTTTCCCTTTTCTGTTTTTTAATGATGGGGTACTATGCGCTTCAATTAGAGTTAAACACCATTATGGTGATTTCTATATTTGCCCTAATTACTTTTTTGTATGCCATGCCCTTGCTGCCTAAGCGCTTGTTTGTAGATCAATCAAAGCAATTGCGAAGCATCAGCGGACTTAAAGTCTACATTATAGCCTTGGTTTGGGCAGGCGTAACCGTAGGTTTGCCATTACTAAATGCGAATTATCATTTTGATCAAGCTATTATTTTGATGGGAGTACAACGTTTTTTGTTTGTATTGGCATTGATGCTTCCCTTTGAGATAAGAGATTTGAAATATGATAGCTTAAAACTCGCCACCATTCCTCAACAAATTGGTTTAATACGTACCAAACAATTGGGTGTTTTATTATTAGTGGGGTTTGTGGTTTTGGAGTGTGTTCAAGATTTTGCAGATGTAAAATCGTTGTTAATACTCATCTCTATAGCGGTGATTACAGCAGCGTTTATTGTATTATCAAAAGTTGAGCAGAGTGTTTACTACAGTGGGTTTTTTGTAGAGAGCATCCCTATAGTATGGGTGCTGTTAACCTTGATTTTTTAA
- a CDS encoding sigma-70 family RNA polymerase sigma factor translates to MPKHIIDPKKWISSYSDYLFNYTITRVNDREIAKDLVQDTFVAGLKSMKNFKGEASERTWLISILKRKIIDHYRKINSKKGKAEVRMTYNSDENEGDWLEERVADPFDKTAQDTIENAELGDAIYKCMAKLPNKQAQVFKMKTILNYETEAICNELNITASNLWVIIHRARTALAECMQKTWY, encoded by the coding sequence ATGCCAAAGCACATTATCGATCCAAAAAAATGGATCAGCTCTTATTCAGATTACCTTTTCAACTACACGATCACTCGTGTTAATGATAGGGAAATTGCCAAAGATTTGGTGCAAGATACCTTTGTCGCTGGTCTAAAGTCAATGAAAAACTTTAAGGGCGAAGCGTCTGAACGCACTTGGCTTATCTCTATTCTGAAAAGAAAAATTATTGATCATTATCGCAAGATCAATTCAAAAAAAGGAAAAGCTGAAGTTCGAATGACCTACAATAGCGATGAGAACGAAGGGGATTGGCTTGAAGAGCGTGTTGCAGACCCTTTTGACAAAACAGCACAAGACACTATTGAAAATGCAGAGCTAGGTGATGCCATCTACAAATGCATGGCAAAATTACCAAACAAACAAGCCCAAGTGTTTAAGATGAAAACCATCCTTAATTACGAAACTGAGGCCATCTGTAATGAATTAAATATTACTGCGTCTAACCTTTGGGTTATTATTCACAGAGCAAGAACTGCTCTAGCAGAATGCATGCAAAAAACCTGGTATTAA
- a CDS encoding GbsR/MarR family transcriptional regulator yields the protein MNYEEAKTKFVSTWGSLGTLWGINKAMAQIQALLFISTQPLSMEDIMAELQISRGNTSMNLRQLMDWGIVTKEIIPGERKEFFTTEKDVQELARVIAKERSRREIKPVIKVLNEVSSIKDDGTEKTKELIKQTKALHDLTETADAMINKLVNQKQNWITKSLLKLIS from the coding sequence ATGAATTACGAAGAAGCCAAAACAAAATTTGTGAGTACCTGGGGAAGCCTTGGTACACTTTGGGGCATTAATAAAGCCATGGCACAAATTCAGGCATTACTTTTTATCTCAACCCAACCGCTCTCTATGGAAGATATTATGGCGGAACTACAAATTTCCAGAGGGAACACCAGTATGAATCTCAGACAGCTTATGGACTGGGGCATCGTTACCAAAGAGATTATCCCAGGTGAACGCAAAGAGTTTTTTACAACCGAAAAAGACGTGCAAGAGTTGGCAAGAGTTATCGCGAAAGAACGTAGCCGAAGAGAAATTAAACCTGTGATTAAAGTGCTCAATGAAGTCTCTTCAATTAAAGATGATGGCACCGAAAAAACGAAGGAGCTGATCAAGCAAACCAAAGCGCTTCATGATTTGACAGAAACGGCAGATGCTATGATCAACAAATTGGTCAATCAAAAGCAAAACTGGATTACCAAATCTTTATTGAAACTAATAAGCTAA